A DNA window from Roseovarius sp. Pro17 contains the following coding sequences:
- a CDS encoding cell division ATP-binding protein FtsE: MIELENVAYSYGGGELLSDITLRLQPGSFHFLTGPSGAGKTTLLKLLYGALMPTAGQVRLFDADVRELTRDDIALARRRIGVVHQDCQFLNHLSVAENIALPLMVSDRDMLAEDANLHELIGWVGLTQRANALPPELSGGERQRAALARAIIMSPDVILADEPTGNVDWEMSQRLMRLLMELNRMGKTIMIATHDLALIRAAKTHVQARVLRISNRRLQLAGADL, encoded by the coding sequence GTGATCGAGCTGGAAAATGTGGCCTATTCCTATGGCGGCGGCGAATTGCTGAGCGATATCACGCTGCGTTTGCAGCCGGGATCGTTTCACTTTCTGACCGGACCATCGGGCGCGGGCAAGACGACGCTGCTAAAGCTGCTGTATGGTGCGCTGATGCCGACGGCAGGGCAGGTGCGCCTGTTTGACGCCGATGTGCGTGAGCTGACGCGCGACGACATCGCACTGGCGCGGCGCAGGATCGGCGTGGTGCATCAGGATTGCCAGTTTCTAAACCATCTCAGCGTGGCCGAGAATATCGCCCTGCCGCTGATGGTGTCGGATCGCGACATGCTGGCCGAAGACGCAAACCTGCACGAACTGATCGGCTGGGTCGGCCTGACGCAGCGTGCGAACGCCCTGCCGCCCGAGCTGTCTGGAGGCGAGCGTCAGCGCGCGGCACTGGCGCGCGCTATTATCATGTCGCCCGATGTCATTCTGGCAGATGAGCCCACCGGCAACGTTGATTGGGAGATGTCTCAGCGCCTGATGCGCCTGTTGATGGAGCTGAATCGCATGGGCAAGACGATCATGATCGCGACGCATGATCTGGCCTTGATCCGTGCGGCCAAGACGCATGTGCAGGCGCGCGTCCTGCGTATTTCGAACCGACGGTTGCAACTGGCGGGGGCGGATCTGTGA
- a CDS encoding zinc-ribbon domain-containing protein, with amino-acid sequence MRLTCPNCEAQYEVPDEVIPDAGRDVQCSNCGDTWFQAHPDHPVDDDADHGPTLDEDADHGPATDQDADDWSDSTPRADDAAPADEDVEPPSLHSAAQPHEADADADADADADADADSIDDDPAREQEHNEQSDEALPRNERLERREIDPSIASVLREEAEREKRARAAAQGGLETQPDLGLADETDEMHRIREARLQMARMRGDDSQTDEEDIADDSIDPTTRRSLFPDIEEINSSLSPDRGPQSDEAAYDLHSDAAARPRGGFRRGFLLAVLIAIVALLLYIFAPLLSDMLPALRDVLSDYVGWVDGLRQWLDSQFAAAMLWLDNVTGAGGTTGAPANDGTGN; translated from the coding sequence ATGAGGCTGACTTGCCCGAATTGCGAGGCTCAATACGAAGTCCCGGACGAAGTGATCCCCGACGCGGGTCGCGATGTGCAATGCTCAAATTGCGGCGACACGTGGTTTCAGGCCCATCCCGATCATCCCGTGGACGACGACGCCGATCACGGCCCGACCCTGGATGAGGATGCGGATCACGGCCCGGCCACAGATCAGGATGCGGATGACTGGAGCGATAGTACGCCCCGCGCCGACGACGCCGCGCCGGCCGACGAAGATGTTGAACCGCCCTCATTGCATAGCGCAGCGCAGCCGCACGAGGCAGACGCAGACGCAGACGCAGACGCAGACGCAGACGCAGACGCAGATAGCATCGATGACGACCCGGCACGCGAACAAGAACATAATGAGCAAAGCGACGAAGCCCTCCCGCGCAACGAACGGCTCGAACGCCGCGAAATAGACCCGTCGATCGCCAGCGTCCTGCGCGAAGAGGCCGAGCGCGAAAAGCGCGCGCGCGCCGCAGCTCAGGGCGGCCTCGAAACACAGCCCGATTTGGGCCTTGCGGATGAGACCGACGAGATGCATCGCATCCGAGAGGCACGTCTGCAAATGGCCCGTATGCGCGGTGATGATAGCCAAACCGACGAAGAAGACATCGCTGATGACAGCATCGACCCGACAACGCGGCGCAGCCTCTTTCCCGATATCGAAGAGATCAACTCCTCGCTCTCTCCCGATCGGGGGCCGCAGTCAGACGAAGCCGCCTATGATCTCCATTCCGATGCCGCCGCGCGCCCGCGCGGTGGGTTCCGGCGCGGGTTCCTGCTGGCAGTATTGATCGCGATCGTCGCGCTTTTGCTTTATATTTTTGCGCCGCTTCTATCCGACATGCTGCCCGCCCTGCGCGACGTGCTGTCCGATTACGTCGGCTGGGTCGACGGGCTGCGTCAATGGCTGGATAGCCAGTTTGCCGCAGCGATGCTGTGGCTGGACAATGTGACCGGCGCAGGCGGGACTACTGGCGCGCCCGCGAACGACGGAACCGGTAACTGA
- a CDS encoding DMT family transporter: MTPSSGSPLVGSPLAPVALTFVSAIMWGLWWMPIRWIESMGLSGAQAGIICNLGAALAIGAYMIVARVHLRLSARTILGAALVGVAFASYSVAFTLSDVVRVILLFYLAPAWSKIIEWAFLGRRWRATSTLTLSLSLGGAYLVMGGDISLAAINLGDALALLSGVSWAIGAALVFTGRKSTTSALTLATVIWAMLLSLAFAWITGEAMPTPSNAPALLASLALGAVYLVPVLGVTLWSAQRLPPGLLSFLFTLEIVAGVVSGAIFLDEPFGLYRLSGGLLIIAAALIEAIAALRAPPAPKATA; this comes from the coding sequence ATGACCCCCTCTAGCGGCAGCCCACTGGTTGGCAGTCCGCTGGCCCCCGTCGCGCTGACGTTCGTTTCGGCGATCATGTGGGGCCTGTGGTGGATGCCGATCCGCTGGATCGAAAGCATGGGCCTGAGCGGCGCGCAGGCCGGCATTATCTGCAATCTGGGCGCGGCGCTGGCCATCGGTGCCTACATGATCGTCGCCCGCGTGCATTTGCGCCTGAGCGCGCGCACCATTCTGGGCGCGGCGCTGGTCGGGGTCGCCTTCGCGTCCTACTCGGTCGCCTTCACGCTCTCCGACGTGGTGCGTGTCATCCTGCTGTTCTACCTCGCCCCTGCGTGGAGCAAAATCATCGAGTGGGCCTTTCTCGGACGGCGCTGGCGGGCCACCTCAACCTTGACGCTCAGCCTGTCGCTGGGCGGCGCGTATCTGGTCATGGGGGGTGACATATCACTGGCGGCCATCAATCTGGGCGATGCGCTGGCCTTGTTGTCGGGCGTGTCTTGGGCGATCGGCGCCGCACTGGTCTTTACCGGCAGGAAATCCACCACGTCGGCGCTGACGCTAGCGACAGTGATTTGGGCAATGCTGCTGTCGCTAGCCTTCGCGTGGATCACTGGCGAGGCGATGCCGACCCCCTCCAACGCCCCAGCGCTGTTGGCGTCGCTGGCGTTGGGGGCGGTTTACCTCGTGCCGGTACTGGGCGTGACGCTGTGGAGCGCGCAGCGCCTGCCACCCGGATTGCTCAGCTTTCTCTTTACGCTCGAAATCGTCGCGGGCGTTGTGTCCGGCGCGATATTCCTTGATGAGCCATTCGGCCTCTACCGCCTGTCCGGGGGCCTTTTGATCATCGCCGCCGCCCTGATCGAAGCGATCGCGGCGCTGCGCGCGCCACCTGCACCCAAGGCCACGGCGTAA
- a CDS encoding TIGR02302 family protein: MDQRPKLTGPLQARLRIPLTLTWAGLLAERLVRAFWPLWTLLIAVFAALMLGVQDHVSFELVAGAAIAAALGALALLVVGLARFRWPRRGEALARLDAALPGRPLQALGDAQAIGRGDPASEALWQAHRTRMEQAAKCARAPRPDLRVARFDPFGLRYIALLGLVVAMLFGSVWRIASPVPMAPGGGALAAGPTWEGWIEPPVYTGLPSLYLADQGTDLQVPIGSRVVLRFYGEVGALALAETVSGRTTDVGAASDPAQGFDVVQDGTLAITGPGGRSWDIRALPDAPPVATLLSEGAKTTFDGQMSQPFTARDDYGVTGGTATFVLNLTEVDRRYGLASEPEARDPIMLDLPLPITGSRTEFTEALVENLSQHPWAHLPVTLTIEARDAASQVGVSAPMQMDLPARRFFDPLAAAVIEQRRDLLWNRTNARRVAQVIRAISYQPEDKLFRDPADFLKLRTILRRLEASLKADGPGPETRDELAEALWDLAVTLEDGDIADALERMREAQERLSEAMRNGATEDEVARLMQELRDATDDYLRQKSQQAQRENDTDQPDRGEQNMTMLSQQDLQDMMDRIEDLMSQGRMAEAEEALRQFQEMMENLRVTEGQPGEGEGGAGQEAMEGLADTLREQQGLSDQAFRDLQEQFNPGAQSGQSQGNEGRNGGMGRGQSHEGQGGSGDSSGGDGEGQPSGQGGNLADRQEALRQELERQRGSLPGRGEAGEEARGALDRAGEAMDGAEEALRGGDLAEAIDRQAEAMDALRDGMRNLGEALAEENGNRQGGQGQASGATGGQQSDPLGRTPGQGDRAGTDSDLLQGEDVYRRARELLDELRRRSGEGARPEVERDYLERLLERF; encoded by the coding sequence ATGGACCAGCGTCCCAAACTGACAGGCCCATTGCAGGCGCGTCTGCGTATTCCGCTGACGTTGACCTGGGCCGGTCTGCTGGCCGAGCGGCTGGTGCGCGCGTTCTGGCCGCTCTGGACGCTGCTGATCGCCGTTTTTGCCGCGCTGATGCTGGGCGTGCAGGACCATGTCTCATTCGAATTGGTGGCAGGAGCCGCCATTGCCGCTGCTCTGGGTGCGCTGGCATTGTTGGTCGTAGGGCTGGCTCGTTTTCGTTGGCCGCGCCGGGGAGAGGCGCTGGCGAGGCTGGACGCGGCGCTGCCAGGGCGGCCCTTGCAGGCGCTGGGCGATGCGCAGGCGATCGGACGGGGCGATCCCGCGTCCGAGGCGCTGTGGCAGGCGCACCGCACCCGCATGGAGCAGGCGGCCAAGTGTGCGCGCGCCCCAAGGCCTGATCTGCGGGTGGCGCGTTTCGATCCCTTCGGTCTGCGCTATATCGCGCTGCTGGGGCTGGTGGTTGCCATGCTGTTCGGCTCGGTCTGGCGCATCGCCTCGCCAGTGCCAATGGCGCCGGGCGGTGGCGCGCTGGCCGCCGGACCGACATGGGAGGGCTGGATCGAGCCGCCTGTGTATACCGGGCTGCCCAGCCTTTATCTGGCGGACCAAGGGACAGATCTGCAAGTGCCCATCGGCAGTCGCGTGGTCCTGCGATTTTACGGCGAGGTCGGCGCGCTGGCGCTAGCTGAAACGGTATCGGGCCGCACAACGGACGTCGGTGCGGCCAGCGATCCGGCGCAAGGTTTCGACGTGGTGCAGGACGGCACGTTGGCGATCACCGGCCCCGGTGGGCGCAGTTGGGACATCCGTGCCTTGCCCGATGCGCCGCCCGTCGCCACGCTGCTGAGCGAGGGTGCCAAGACCACATTTGACGGGCAGATGAGCCAGCCTTTCACCGCGCGCGACGATTACGGCGTGACCGGCGGCACAGCTACGTTTGTGCTGAACCTCACCGAGGTCGACCGGCGCTATGGGCTGGCGAGCGAGCCGGAGGCGCGCGATCCCATCATGCTGGACTTACCGTTGCCGATCACCGGCAGCCGTACCGAATTCACCGAGGCGCTGGTTGAGAACCTGTCACAACACCCGTGGGCGCATTTGCCTGTCACGCTCACCATTGAGGCGCGCGATGCGGCGTCGCAGGTTGGCGTCAGTGCGCCTATGCAGATGGATCTGCCAGCGCGCCGCTTTTTCGATCCGCTGGCGGCTGCCGTTATCGAGCAGCGGCGCGATCTGTTGTGGAACCGAACCAACGCGCGCCGCGTGGCACAGGTGATCCGCGCGATTTCCTATCAGCCCGAGGACAAGCTGTTCCGCGATCCGGCTGATTTCCTCAAGCTGCGCACGATTCTGCGGCGGCTGGAGGCGTCGCTGAAGGCGGACGGGCCTGGCCCCGAGACCCGCGATGAGCTGGCTGAGGCACTGTGGGATTTGGCCGTGACGCTGGAGGATGGCGATATCGCCGACGCGTTAGAGCGGATGCGCGAGGCTCAGGAGCGGCTGAGCGAGGCAATGCGCAATGGCGCGACCGAAGATGAGGTCGCGCGTCTGATGCAGGAGTTGCGCGATGCGACGGATGACTACCTGCGCCAGAAATCCCAGCAGGCACAGCGCGAAAACGACACCGATCAGCCGGACCGTGGCGAGCAGAACATGACGATGCTCAGTCAGCAGGATCTGCAGGACATGATGGACCGCATTGAGGATCTGATGAGTCAGGGCCGCATGGCCGAGGCCGAAGAGGCGCTGCGCCAGTTTCAGGAAATGATGGAGAACCTGCGCGTCACCGAGGGCCAGCCCGGCGAGGGTGAGGGCGGCGCCGGCCAAGAGGCGATGGAGGGGCTGGCAGATACGCTTCGCGAGCAGCAGGGCCTGTCGGATCAGGCCTTCCGTGACCTGCAAGAGCAGTTCAACCCCGGCGCGCAGTCGGGCCAGAGCCAAGGCAACGAGGGCCGCAATGGCGGGATGGGCCGCGGGCAAAGCCACGAGGGTCAGGGCGGCAGCGGTGATAGCAGCGGGGGCGACGGCGAGGGTCAGCCAAGCGGGCAGGGCGGCAATTTGGCCGACCGGCAGGAGGCGCTGAGGCAGGAGCTTGAGCGTCAGCGCGGCAGCCTGCCCGGCAGAGGTGAGGCGGGCGAAGAGGCGCGCGGCGCGCTGGACCGCGCGGGCGAGGCGATGGACGGCGCCGAAGAGGCGCTGCGAGGCGGCGATTTGGCCGAGGCGATCGATCGGCAGGCCGAGGCGATGGATGCATTGCGCGATGGAATGCGAAATCTGGGAGAGGCGCTGGCCGAGGAAAACGGCAACCGTCAGGGTGGGCAGGGGCAAGCCAGCGGGGCCACCGGCGGGCAGCAATCCGATCCGTTGGGACGCACGCCGGGTCAGGGCGACCGCGCCGGAACCGATAGTGATCTGCTGCAGGGCGAGGATGTCTATCGCCGCGCGCGGGAGTTACTGGATGAGCTGCGCCGCCGCTCGGGCGAAGGCGCGCGCCCCGAGGTCGAGCGCGACTATCTGGAACGCCTGCTGGAGCGGTTTTAG
- the lysA gene encoding diaminopimelate decarboxylase yields the protein MDHFLYQGGALYAEDVPLTEIAAAVGTPFYVYSTATLERHFHLFDEALEGLDHLVCYAMKAASNQAILMTLARLGAGMDVVSGGEYMRAKAAGVPGDKIVFSGVGKTRDEMRLALVGGIRQFNVESEPEMEALSAVAVELGLIAPITVRVNPDVDAKTHAKIATGKSENKFGIPIARAREVYRLAASLPGLEVIGIDVHIGSQLTDLEPFRQAYLKVAELTEILRADGHNIRRLDLGGGLGIPYTRGNEAPPLPSQYGAMIKDTLGHLDCEIEIEPGRLIAGNAGLMVSEIIYVKSGEGRDFLILDGAMNDLIRPAMYDAWHDIVPVIEPEAGAEQRPYDIVGPVCESGDTFARQRMMPALSAGDLVAFRSAGAYGAVMASEYNTRPLIPEVLVHGHEFAVIRARPSFDEMINRDTIPEWL from the coding sequence TTGGATCATTTTCTCTATCAAGGCGGCGCATTATACGCCGAGGACGTGCCGCTGACCGAGATTGCGGCTGCGGTCGGCACACCTTTCTATGTTTATTCTACCGCTACGCTGGAGCGGCATTTCCACCTCTTTGACGAGGCGCTAGAGGGGCTGGATCACCTCGTTTGCTACGCGATGAAGGCGGCCAGCAATCAGGCGATCCTGATGACGCTGGCGCGGCTGGGCGCGGGGATGGACGTGGTGTCGGGTGGCGAATACATGCGCGCCAAGGCCGCAGGCGTGCCGGGCGACAAGATCGTGTTCTCCGGTGTGGGCAAGACGCGTGATGAGATGCGCCTCGCGCTGGTCGGCGGAATCCGCCAGTTCAACGTCGAGAGTGAGCCCGAGATGGAGGCGCTGAGCGCCGTCGCGGTGGAACTGGGCCTGATTGCGCCGATCACGGTGCGGGTGAACCCGGATGTGGATGCCAAGACGCATGCCAAGATCGCGACCGGCAAGAGCGAGAACAAGTTCGGCATCCCGATCGCGCGTGCGCGCGAAGTCTATCGTCTCGCTGCTAGCTTGCCGGGGCTGGAGGTCATCGGCATCGACGTGCATATCGGCAGCCAATTGACCGATCTGGAGCCGTTCCGGCAGGCATACCTCAAGGTTGCCGAACTGACCGAAATACTACGCGCGGATGGTCACAATATCAGGCGGCTGGATCTGGGCGGGGGCCTCGGTATTCCCTACACGCGCGGTAACGAGGCACCGCCGCTGCCCAGCCAATATGGCGCGATGATCAAGGACACGCTGGGCCATCTGGACTGCGAGATCGAGATCGAGCCGGGACGCTTGATCGCCGGAAACGCTGGCCTAATGGTGAGCGAGATTATTTATGTCAAATCCGGTGAGGGTCGTGACTTTCTGATCCTCGACGGGGCGATGAACGACCTGATCCGGCCCGCCATGTATGATGCTTGGCACGATATCGTCCCGGTGATCGAGCCTGAGGCGGGCGCCGAGCAACGCCCCTATGACATCGTCGGCCCGGTCTGCGAAAGCGGCGATACCTTTGCCAGGCAGCGCATGATGCCCGCGCTGTCCGCTGGTGATCTGGTCGCCTTTCGCAGCGCCGGGGCATACGGCGCAGTGATGGCGAGCGAGTATAATACGCGGCCTCTCATCCCCGAAGTTTTGGTCCATGGGCATGAATTTGCCGTGATCCGGGCGCGGCCGAGCTTTGACGAGATGATAAATCGCGATACCATCCCCGAATGGCTGTAG
- a CDS encoding DUF2834 domain-containing protein, whose product MKYVYLALAVWGVIHPMSYFLRWFAEFGFDLGGMVNAWHANPATSGLVWDLTIAAIALTVLVLAETWRSRDWMRLVAIPATFLVGVSCGLPLYLYLRLRKR is encoded by the coding sequence ATGAAATACGTCTATCTTGCGCTGGCCGTCTGGGGCGTCATTCACCCGATGAGTTATTTTCTGCGCTGGTTCGCTGAATTCGGCTTTGATCTGGGCGGTATGGTAAACGCATGGCACGCCAACCCTGCTACCAGCGGGCTGGTCTGGGATCTGACAATTGCCGCCATCGCATTGACAGTTCTGGTGCTGGCCGAGACGTGGCGTAGCCGCGACTGGATGCGCCTTGTCGCTATTCCCGCAACGTTTTTAGTCGGTGTGAGTTGCGGTCTGCCGCTCTATCTCTACTTGCGTTTGCGCAAGAGGTAA
- a CDS encoding argininosuccinate lyase gives MRHVIAIIALAALAALAACGVDGVPIRPGSQDELAPAKNATPETSGQDWIGGTASVHTATTL, from the coding sequence ATGAGACACGTAATCGCAATCATCGCGCTGGCCGCGCTGGCCGCGCTGGCCGCTTGCGGCGTCGACGGCGTGCCCATTCGCCCCGGCAGCCAAGACGAACTCGCCCCGGCCAAGAACGCGACGCCTGAAACCAGCGGGCAGGACTGGATCGGCGGAACGGCCAGCGTGCATACGGCAACGACGCTATGA
- the argH gene encoding argininosuccinate lyase, translating into MSNNTSNQMWGGRFAAGPDAIMEAINASIGFDKRMAAQDIAGSKAHAAMLAATGIVTDSDAAAMAKGLDSVLDEIESGEFVFSAALEDIHMNVEARLKEVIGEPAGRLHTGRSRNDQVATDFKLWVRDQLDATEGALLALMRALVAQAEAGADWVMPGFTHLQVAQPVTWGHHMMAYVEMFARDLSRIRDARARMNECPLGAAALAGTSFPINRDMTAEALGFDRPSANSLDAVSDRDFALEFLGAASICAMHLSRMAEELVIWSSAQFRFVALSDRFSTGSSIMPQKKNPDAAELIRAKIGRIFGANVALMMVMKGLPLAYSKDMQEDKEQVFDAADNLMLALAAMEGMVRDMSANKDVLEAAAATGFSTATDLADWLVRVLGMPFREAHHVTGSLVALAERKGCDLPDLTLADMQGVHGAITQDVFDVLGVHNSVASRVSYGGTAPDNVRAQVKRWQEILV; encoded by the coding sequence ATGTCAAACAACACCTCGAACCAGATGTGGGGCGGCCGTTTCGCCGCCGGGCCCGATGCGATCATGGAGGCGATAAACGCCTCGATCGGGTTCGACAAGCGGATGGCGGCACAAGACATCGCCGGATCGAAGGCCCATGCCGCCATGCTGGCAGCCACGGGCATCGTTACAGATAGTGACGCAGCCGCGATGGCGAAAGGGCTGGATAGCGTTTTGGACGAAATCGAGAGCGGCGAGTTTGTGTTTTCCGCTGCCCTTGAGGACATTCACATGAACGTCGAGGCCCGCCTGAAAGAGGTCATTGGCGAGCCTGCTGGCCGCCTGCACACGGGCCGGTCGCGCAACGATCAGGTCGCGACCGACTTCAAACTGTGGGTGCGCGATCAGCTGGACGCGACCGAGGGCGCGCTGCTGGCGCTGATGCGTGCGCTGGTAGCGCAGGCAGAGGCGGGCGCTGATTGGGTGATGCCCGGTTTCACCCATTTGCAAGTCGCGCAGCCGGTAACGTGGGGCCATCATATGATGGCCTATGTCGAGATGTTCGCGCGCGACCTGTCCCGCATCCGCGACGCCCGCGCTCGGATGAATGAATGCCCTTTGGGCGCGGCGGCGCTGGCCGGGACGTCCTTTCCAATCAACCGCGACATGACGGCCGAGGCGCTGGGCTTTGACCGTCCGTCCGCCAATTCGCTGGATGCGGTCAGCGACCGTGATTTTGCGCTGGAGTTCCTTGGCGCGGCCAGCATCTGTGCCATGCACCTCAGCCGCATGGCCGAAGAGCTTGTGATCTGGTCCTCGGCGCAATTTCGCTTTGTCGCGCTCAGCGACCGATTTTCGACCGGATCGTCCATCATGCCGCAAAAGAAGAATCCCGACGCAGCCGAGCTGATCCGCGCCAAGATCGGGCGCATCTTTGGCGCCAATGTCGCGCTGATGATGGTGATGAAGGGGCTGCCGCTGGCCTATTCCAAGGACATGCAAGAGGACAAGGAGCAGGTATTCGACGCCGCCGACAACCTCATGCTGGCCCTCGCCGCGATGGAAGGCATGGTGCGCGACATGAGCGCCAACAAGGACGTGCTTGAGGCCGCAGCCGCCACCGGATTTTCCACTGCGACGGACCTTGCCGACTGGCTGGTGCGGGTGCTGGGAATGCCGTTTCGCGAGGCGCATCACGTCACCGGATCGCTGGTCGCGCTGGCCGAACGCAAGGGCTGTGATCTGCCCGATCTGACGCTGGCCGACATGCAGGGCGTGCATGGGGCGATCACACAGGATGTTTTTGATGTGCTGGGCGTGCATAATTCCGTCGCCAGCCGGGTAAGTTATGGCGGCACCGCGCCGGACAATGTGCGCGCGCAAGTCAAGCGTTGGCAGGAGATACTGGTATGA
- a CDS encoding TlpA disulfide reductase family protein, translated as MRLSRSALLYPALGLGAIVVGLFVALGGGTESGAQAPARDYSAMAANLDGDMKKLNFHDAPKAVSTTAFTTEDGGTATLADYNGKYVLLNFWATWCAPCRKEMPMLSELQTEFGGDDFEVLTLATGRNPVPAIEGFFDEIGVTNLPMHRDPKQQVARDMGVLGLPITVLIDPEGREVARLQGDAHWSSDSAKALIAGLIQPVE; from the coding sequence ATGCGCCTTTCACGTTCCGCCCTGCTTTATCCCGCCCTCGGCCTCGGTGCAATCGTGGTGGGCCTTTTCGTCGCCCTTGGGGGGGGCACCGAATCTGGCGCACAGGCCCCGGCGCGCGACTATTCGGCAATGGCCGCCAACCTTGATGGCGACATGAAGAAACTGAATTTCCACGATGCGCCCAAGGCGGTGTCAACCACGGCCTTCACTACAGAAGACGGCGGCACAGCCACGCTGGCCGACTACAACGGCAAGTACGTGCTGCTGAATTTCTGGGCGACGTGGTGCGCGCCCTGCCGCAAGGAAATGCCGATGTTATCCGAGCTGCAGACCGAATTCGGTGGCGATGATTTCGAAGTGCTGACGCTGGCCACGGGCCGCAACCCGGTCCCCGCCATCGAAGGGTTCTTTGACGAAATCGGCGTGACCAACCTGCCGATGCACCGCGATCCCAAGCAGCAGGTCGCGCGCGACATGGGCGTGCTGGGCCTGCCGATCACCGTGCTCATTGACCCAGAGGGGCGCGAGGTCGCGCGACTTCAGGGTGACGCGCATTGGAGCAGCGACAGCGCCAAGGCACTGATCGCAGGGCTGATCCAGCCCGTCGAATGA
- a CDS encoding alpha-hydroxy acid oxidase — protein sequence MHVITDIQDLHRIYRRRVPRMFYDYTESGSWTEQTFRANSTDFNEILLRQRVAIDMAGRSTASQMIGQDVSMPVALAPVGLTGMQSADGEIKAARAAEKFGVPFTLSTMSICSIEDVAEHTEKPFWLQVYTLKDDDFMQRLFDRAKAAKCSAAVITVDLQMLGQRHKDIKNGLSAPPKLTARSIANMATKARWGLEMLGTKRRFFGNIVGHAHGVSSPSDLTSWTNEAFDASLDWDRIRQFRRMWDGPLIIKGIIDPRDAAEALNVGADAIIVSNHGGRQLDGALSSIRALPAIMDAVGDKIEVHLDSGIRSGQDVLKALAMGATGTYIGRAYIYGLGAMGEAGVTRALEVIHKELDMSMAFCGHRDIRGVDRDILMIPKGFSDGWI from the coding sequence ATGCACGTCATCACCGATATTCAGGATCTGCACCGCATCTATCGCCGCCGCGTGCCGCGGATGTTCTACGACTACACCGAATCGGGCAGTTGGACGGAACAGACCTTTCGCGCCAACTCCACCGATTTCAACGAAATCCTGCTGCGTCAGCGGGTCGCAATCGACATGGCCGGACGCTCGACCGCTAGTCAGATGATCGGGCAGGACGTATCCATGCCCGTCGCCCTCGCCCCCGTCGGCCTGACAGGCATGCAAAGCGCGGATGGCGAGATCAAGGCCGCCCGCGCGGCTGAAAAATTCGGTGTGCCCTTTACCCTCTCGACCATGTCCATCTGCTCGATCGAGGATGTAGCAGAGCACACCGAGAAGCCATTCTGGCTACAGGTTTATACCCTCAAGGACGACGATTTCATGCAGCGCCTCTTTGATCGCGCGAAGGCGGCGAAATGCTCGGCTGCGGTCATCACGGTTGATTTGCAAATGCTGGGTCAGCGGCACAAGGATATCAAGAATGGCCTCTCGGCCCCGCCCAAGCTGACCGCGCGCAGTATCGCCAACATGGCGACCAAGGCGCGTTGGGGTCTTGAAATGCTGGGCACGAAACGACGGTTTTTTGGCAATATCGTCGGCCATGCCCATGGTGTCAGCAGCCCCAGCGATCTGACCTCATGGACGAACGAGGCGTTCGATGCCTCACTCGACTGGGACCGCATCCGGCAGTTTCGCCGCATGTGGGACGGCCCGCTTATCATCAAGGGCATCATCGATCCGCGCGACGCAGCCGAGGCGCTGAACGTGGGCGCCGACGCGATTATCGTGTCGAACCATGGCGGTCGGCAATTGGACGGCGCGCTATCGTCTATCCGCGCGCTGCCCGCCATCATGGATGCGGTCGGCGACAAGATTGAGGTGCATCTGGACAGCGGTATCCGGTCAGGTCAGGACGTGCTCAAGGCGCTGGCGATGGGTGCCACCGGCACTTATATCGGGCGCGCCTATATCTATGGTCTGGGCGCCATGGGCGAGGCGGGCGTAACCCGCGCGCTTGAAGTGATCCACAAGGAACTGGACATGTCGATGGCGTTCTGCGGGCATCGCGATATCCGGGGCGTGGACCGCGACATCCTGATGATCCCCAAGGGGTTTTCGGACGGCTGGATCTAA